Within Mytilus edulis chromosome 10, xbMytEdul2.2, whole genome shotgun sequence, the genomic segment aatgtacagaggtgattctccagtatctctacacttattaatgtctgccttattgtttattaccATCttaactacttcagtatgtccttcatAACAAGCAGTGTACACAGGTGATTCTCCAGtatctctacacttattaatgtctgccttattgtttattaacatcttaactacttcagtatgtcctttatAACAAGCAGTGTACACAGGTGATTCTCCAGtatctctacacttattaatgtctgccttattgtttattaacatctgaactatTTCAGTATGTCCTCCTTCACAAGCAGTGTACAGAGGTGATGATCCAATAGctgtacacttattaatgtctgcctggttgtttattaacatctgaactacttcagtatATCCATATGCAGATGCCATGTATAAAGGTGATACTTTATCAGTATTACGACAATGgtttacatttttgatacaatGATGAATACACCATTTAACTAAATCAATATCTCCTATAAAACAACACTGTATCAATGGAATACTTTTGTCATTAATGTCATATGAACTGGCCAATTGTTTTTGTTGTGATATGGCTAAGCTTTGTATATGTAGAAGGAATTGTTGTCTGAAGATACAATTGACCATATTGATGTTACAGAAGACATCTTGTACCTTTCTTTTTGACCAGTTATCTACCATTCTGTTTATATACCCTTGCTGATATCTCGTTGGTACAATAATTGTAAATTCATCATTATTGctttttctttcaaatgaaaaCCTTTCACGAATAAAACGACTGTTAGcatttttaattaaacaataaatCATCACACTGCCAAAGTAAAAAGCAAGAAAGTCAAACAGTTTATCATGAATAGTTCTGTAGACTTCACCATCCTTTCTGATATATGTATGTGTAAGTGAATCCAGCTCATCACGTAAAACCAATCGTGACGTCCCTTCCAACACTTTAGAAGCTTCATATGTGttctttataattgttttgatgtTTTCATCTACATCTTCAGTAAGCCATTCTTCCTTCAGCTGATTGTTAAACATTACACATAGAGCAAGTGCACAGTATTTGACATGTGCTCCCTCTGTCTGTAATTTATCTATCTCTTCTTTGTAAACTGTAAATGGATTTGTAAAGAAATTTACAATGTTTAGTTTTAGATTTTTGCTGTACAATTGACACAAAAGAGGGAAACAGTCAAACATGTCATATAATTCACTGATCTCAGAAGCGTTTGTTTTCAGGTAAAATTCAGCAATGGATTGTTTTTCTGTTCTAGATAAACACAAATCTGCAGACAGGAGATTACATTCACACCCTTGAAAGAATGATAACGCTTCCATCTGCCTATCATGATAAACCTGTAGTCTACAAGACGTTAATTAACTTAACTGGTTTCTTTTCTACTAAAGCTTTAATTCTTTCTCTCAGATTTTTCCAGTTTTCAAACTTCATTGGATTTAAACTATATGTTCCACAAAAATCATCCACAACAAACAGTATCTTCTTAATTGGATTGTACCACTTGATGATTTCCTTAGGATTTGATACTGGTAAAATCTCATATCCTTCATTTTGCATCTGTAAAGCCACGTGACGCACCAATGATGATTTTCCACTACCAGAACTTGCTGTGACAACAACACAACCATTTTCTTTAATGcactttaatacacattttgcTCCGTTTGTTTCTATAAATGTTTTGTCATCTTTTTTCCAATTTTCTAATTCCTCATTAATTTGTTCTGAAAAAGAAGAATTGACAATTCTTTGAATACttattttttaagataaaagTTAAGGAATGTTTGACATATATGGTAAACAAAATTGCTTGACATATGGTATAAACAAAAGGCTTGATCTATCCATGCTTGGTATAGGTAAAAGGCTTGACATACGGTATGAACACTTTGCTTGTCAAATGATATAGACAAAAGGCTAGACATATGGTATGGACACTTTGCTTGTCAAATGGTATAGACAAAAGGCTTGATCTATTCATGCTTGGTATAGGTAAAAGGCTTGACATACGGTATGAACAATTTGCTTGTCAAATGGTATAGACAAAAGGCTAGACATATGGTATGGACACTTTGCTTGTCAAATGGTATAGACAAAAGGCTAGACATATGGTATGGACACTTTGCTTGTCAAATGGTATAGACAAAAGGCTagacatatggtatggacaaaaGGCTTgaccaaagataccaaagggacagtcaaactcagaaatttGATGTCTGGTATAGACAATTAAATTGATATATGGTATAAACAACTGACATGACTCATGGTGTTGACAATTGACTTGAGATATGGAATTGACAATTGACTTGAgatatggtatggacaattgacttGACATATGGTATAGACAATTGATTTGACATATGGTATGGACATTTGACTTGACATATGGTATGGACATTTGACTtgacatatggtatggacaattgacttggcatatggtatggacaattgacttGACATATGGTATGGACATTTGACTTGACATATGGTATGGACCATTGACTTGGtatatggtatggacaattgacttgacatatggtatggacaattgacttgacatatggtatggacaattaACTTGGCATATGGTATTGACAATTGACTTGACATAAGGTATGGACAATTGACTTATGGTATTGACAATTGACTTGACATATGGTATAGACAATTGACTTGGCATATGGAATGGACAATTGAGTTGACATATGGTATTGacaattgacttgacatatctTATTGACAATTGACTTGATATATGGTATAGACAATTGACTTGgcatatggtatggacaattgacttGACATATGGATGTACATTTGACTTGACATATTGTATGGATATTTGACTTGACATATGGAAATGTATGGTATGGAGAATTGACTTGACATAAGGTATTGACAATTGACTTGACATATTGTATGGACATTTGACTTGACCtatggtatggacaattgacttGACATATGGTATGGACATTTGACTTGAGATATAGTATGGACAATTGACTTGGCATATGGTATGAACAATTGACTTGACATAAGGTTTTGACAATTGACTTGACATAAGGTATGGACAATTGATTTGACAAATGGTATAAACAATTGACTTGgcatatggtatggacaattgacttgacatatcgtATTGACAATTGACTtgacatatggtatggacaattgacttGACATATGGTATAGACAATTGACTTGgcatatggtatggacaattgaccTGACATATGGTATGGACATTTGACTTGACATATTGTATGGATATTTGACTTCACATATGGAAATGTAATGTATGGACAATTGACTTGACATAAGGTATTGACAATTGACTTGACATATTGTATGGACATTTGACTTGACCtatggtatggacaattgacttgacatatggtatggacatttgactttacatatggtatggacaCTTGACTTGAGATATAGTATGGACAATTGACTTGgcatatggtatggacaattgacttGACATATGGTATTGACAATTGACTTGACATATGGTATTGACAAGTGACTTGACATATAGTATTGACAATTGACTTGACATAAAGTATTGACAATTGACTTGACATAAGGTATGGACAATTGATTTGacatatggtatgatcttttgaATTGACACATGGTAAGGACTATGGAATTACCCAATTAACATTATTACTCCACATAGCTGATctaatttgtaatataaaaaaaacatctaggGTTTTTTTGTTTGcagtcatcatggtcatagaATCCTGAAACTTCAAAGCATAAGGCATCTTTACTAaatgaatacaaaataatttagCTATTAAATCATGTTAATATCCTTGTCTAAACTAAGTTGACTCTATCtaccttgtttgtattgttaaGCATCTAAATGTCTTTCCTGTTTTGATTTATGCCTGGAACATGTTCAGCTAAACTATCTAAACTACATGTAAATACGCTAAGAATGATTCttgcaaaaacaaaattcaattgcTAATATAATTTCAGAGTATTATCTTTACCTCCTAATATTTATGATAAATCCAACATACAATGACGTAATcaggtaatattttcaaaattttactggTTTGAAAAATAGATAACATGGAAAATATAGAAGAACTTCAAGAATCTGTTTGTATAAGGACCCATGAATAACCATTATAGTACTACCATATCTTCTTGTaatacaattataatatatacCTCTTATGTTCCATggtattgggtcttttaaaatcTCTGTGACTTTTGAGTGTTCAATTAGTAAAGTACTATGGGAATCTTTCAGATCTATCAGATTTTTGGTAGTGCTTGAGTGTTCTGTTTGCAATGTACTGTGGGAATCTTGCAAATCTCTCAGATTTTCCTTGATGGTTGAGTTTTCAATGTCCATTGTTCGTCTCAGTTCCTTCATTTCTTCCTGCGATTGTTTGATTTCCAGCATAATTTCCTGGTTAGACTGATCTAAAATTTTCACTTTTAGCTCTTGACACTCTTGATTCATTGGCACACCACCCAATCGACTTACAGCCTGTAAATAAATATTTCCAAAGAGTTACAATAAACAGAGCTGTAATCTTTATAAATAAGTAGTAATTATTTTGGGTCAGGTatagattttaaatatatcaTGATGAAAATATTATAACCTCAGGAAATATATGTTCCAGgatgagaaataaaaaaatatgcctACATTTGAGTCAATTAAttccaattgtgaccaatttATAATAAGATGATGTATTTGCACTAAATCTACTGGATGATTTGTACTGATTGATATCTTAGTCTATGAAGCACAATATATTGCATGTATTAGTTTATTAGTATAAGTTGTCAGTAACTGTATGTACTTTTCgataggtgtttttttttctttactctTACCAGATTTTTGttgtgtctatctgatgagtcaagccctttttaacttattttaaatttttattttaagtttgatgTTATGTTATTCTGTTACATACCTTACATGGTTGttcgttttttgccatggcattgttgGTTCATTTTCGAGTTTGAATGCatatgtccctttggtatcgtttgCCTCTATTTTACATAACTGAAGGTTAGAGACgggttgagtgctcacaaacatgtttaacaataCCACAATCTGTACATGTCTATCCCAAATCAAGAGCTGTCCATTCATTGGTTTTCTGTGATTGCTGTCtacaacttttttttcatttgttgttgCATTAATAAATTGggttgtttaatttctttttaacattgtGTTCATCAATTCTTGTCTTTTTATAGTTTActttatggtatgggttttgctcattgctgaaatTGTACAGACTTATAGTTGCTAGGTACCACATTATACaacattattgttttattaagaATGTACTTACATCTACTACATTTCTCCATGCTGTATTGAAATCACCTGTTGACATAGTGTTACTATCATGATGAGCTAGTATATTTCTGTACCATTTAATCCTGGCAAGATCAGGTCCAGGAGTTGTCTCCCTTGGTAGTGGTAGACTGTCAAATCCATTGATTGGAGGAGTGACAGATGTCAGGTTTCTGATCAAACAAATCATCAATGTTACATCAAAAGTTTTGGAATCAGGTACACCTGTATCAACAAAAGACATTGAACGTCAACAGTTATTCATATCCCTAAATACAAAATCGCCCAAGTAAATGTAACTGATATATAAATTCATACAGCACCATGTATGTAATACAAATTTAATAGAAATCGCCATCTACTAAATCTATAAATGAGTAACTTTCTGCCAAATAGTGTCCATTCATTAACATGAAAAAGCTTTGACGAATCAAATTTAGATATGTTGTTTCCTGTGACTAAACGATAGCCAAGTTCAATTTTGGCGATTTTAACTGGTCTCGTTGTTGTGTTGTAGACCTTTCAGTAGcaaaattgatatttattatatgaatttgagttatttccctttgaacagaagTTAAtaattaatttctatgtcatttggtctcttgtttattttgagttatttccctttgaacagaaatgtaattaataagtattttataaaaatttaaattcttggggttctttgatatgctgattctaacaatgtacttagattttggatattggaccataataggtatatgttcaatt encodes:
- the LOC139492047 gene encoding putative ankyrin repeat protein RF_0381: MEALSFFQGCECNLLSADLCLSRTEKQSIAEFYLKTNASEISELYDMFDCFPLLCQLYSKNLKLNIVNFFTNPFTVYKEEIDKLQTEGAHVKYCALALCVMFNNQLKEEWLTEDVDENIKTIIKNTYEASKVLEGTSRLVLRDELDSLTHTYIRKDGEVYRTIHDKLFDFLAFYFGSVMIYCLIKNANSRFIRERFSFERKSNNDEFTIIVPTRYQQGYINRMVDNWSKRKVQDVFCNINMVNCIFRQQFLLHIQSLAISQQKQLASSYDINDKSIPLIQCCFIGDIDLVKWCIHHCIKNVNHCRNTDKVSPLYMASAYGYTEVVQMLINNQADINKCTAIGSSPLYTACEGGHTEIVQMLINNKADINKCRDTGESPVYTACYKGHTEVVKMLINNKADINKCRDTGESPVYTACYEGHTEVVKMVINNKADINKCRDTGESPLYIACQNGHTEVVKMLINNKADINKCRDAGEPPLYIACQEGHTEVVQMLINNKADINKCRNTGASPLHIACEEGHTEVVKMLINNKADINKCNDLGASPLYIACQNGHTEVVKMLINNKADINKCRDTGASPLHIACEEGHTEVVKMLINNKADINKCTDNGASPLFIACYIAHAEIVEFLLKHKADCNHKWKGLTPLDIARGKNHTNIVHLLEKWNKQSI
- the LOC139492048 gene encoding E3 ubiquitin-protein ligase DZIP3-like; translation: MMAPLLEEEENYIRLALLLKGVSPRAVRNFFDKEFPPTYLPATINKNYNTLNGLFKKRILNQAQWNLLFPKHGVPDSKTFDVTLMICLIRNLTSVTPPINGFDSLPLPRETTPGPDLARIKWYRNILAHHDSNTMSTGDFNTAWRNVVDAVSRLGGVPMNQECQELKVKILDQSNQEIMLEIKQSQEEMKELRRTMDIENSTIKENLRDLQDSHSTLQTEHSSTTKNLIDLKDSHSTLLIEHSKVTEILKDPIPWNIREQINEELENWKKDDKTFIETNGAKCVLKCIKENGCVVVTASSGSGKSSLVRHVALQMQNEGYEILPVSNPKEIIKWYNPIKKILFVVDDFCGTYSLNPMKFENWKNLRERIKALVEKKPVKLINVL